Proteins encoded within one genomic window of Cyanobacterium sp. HL-69:
- the xerD gene encoding integrase/recombinase XerD produces the protein MVRSSKLTRAQKDSEIILSWLTNKQSIHTQRQYSYIIQHFLEFTDKDLAQISVEDIQDYLKSLKLRGQKISTIKAKLMVIKSLFSYCLKTGYLPLNPSVLVDNPKVNDTISQKLLSGDDVKLLMDNTNSIRDRLLIRVMFGVGLRVSEAINLTWANFSIDDGRVNLTVVGKGNKQRTVLVRSSIWQELQELRKEGIDYLFTVGERNTPMRRNTAHNMLKRVGKKAGLGDDLSCHWLRHSHATEAIKGGCDLSLLQQSLGHSSITTTQKYLCLRKNEGSGSYVDI, from the coding sequence ATGGTGCGCTCCTCTAAGCTAACCCGTGCGCAGAAGGATTCTGAAATTATCCTCAGTTGGTTGACTAATAAGCAGTCTATTCATACCCAACGCCAATATAGCTATATCATCCAACATTTTCTGGAGTTTACGGATAAGGATTTAGCACAGATTTCGGTGGAGGATATTCAAGATTATCTTAAGTCTCTGAAGTTAAGGGGGCAGAAAATATCAACTATCAAGGCAAAGTTGATGGTTATTAAGAGTCTGTTTTCTTACTGTTTAAAGACGGGTTATCTCCCTCTCAATCCTTCTGTTTTGGTAGATAATCCCAAGGTGAATGATACTATCTCCCAAAAGTTATTGAGTGGTGATGATGTGAAGTTGTTAATGGATAACACTAATAGCATACGAGATAGATTATTAATCAGGGTGATGTTTGGGGTGGGGTTAAGGGTTAGTGAGGCGATTAATTTAACTTGGGCTAATTTTAGTATTGATGATGGTAGGGTAAATTTAACGGTGGTAGGCAAGGGTAATAAGCAAAGGACGGTGTTGGTTCGTTCTAGCATCTGGCAAGAGTTACAGGAGTTGAGGAAGGAGGGCATTGATTATTTATTTACGGTAGGGGAGCGCAATACCCCCATGCGACGTAATACGGCTCATAATATGCTCAAAAGGGTGGGTAAAAAGGCAGGGTTAGGGGATGATTTATCTTGTCATTGGTTACGTCATTCCCATGCCACGGAAGCCATTAAGGGGGGTTGTGATTTATCGTTGTTGCAACAGAGTTTGGGGCATTCTTCCATTACTACTACCCAGAAGTATCTTTGTTTACGGAAGAATGAGGGTAGCGGTAGTTATGTTGATATTTGA
- a CDS encoding GNAT family acetyltransferase: MIEILKADLTLPVHADATIKLMDAYALDSMGGGQGLSDYVKANLSAELLKRESIHVILAFVDDEPAGLVIAMEGFSTFACKPLLNIHDLIVLSSYRRKGISQLLLQKVEQIAFDLGCCKLTLEVLEGNQVAQSAYKAFGFGGYELNPQMGKALFWEKKLNGIG, encoded by the coding sequence ATGATTGAAATTCTCAAAGCAGATTTAACTTTACCTGTTCATGCTGATGCCACTATTAAATTAATGGATGCCTATGCTTTAGATTCCATGGGAGGAGGTCAAGGTTTATCAGACTATGTTAAAGCGAATCTATCAGCCGAACTTCTTAAGAGAGAATCAATTCATGTTATTCTCGCTTTTGTAGATGATGAACCAGCAGGGTTAGTAATTGCAATGGAGGGATTTTCCACCTTTGCCTGTAAGCCATTGCTCAATATTCATGATTTGATTGTACTCTCTTCTTATCGCCGTAAAGGTATATCCCAGTTATTATTGCAAAAAGTCGAACAGATTGCTTTCGATTTGGGTTGTTGCAAACTTACTTTAGAAGTATTGGAAGGAAATCAAGTTGCTCAGTCAGCTTATAAAGCTTTTGGCTTTGGAGGTTATGAGTTGAATCCCCAAATGGGTAAAGCATTATTTTGGGAAAAAAAATTAAATGGGATTGGTTAG
- the hsdR gene encoding type I restriction enzyme, R subunit has product MVSKTNEKALEDLIQECLINKQSYHLGENKDFNPQIAIDTAKLWQFLETTQPEELDKLKYNPDWQKLILDRIDRKIKQNSLLPLLKKGLDIDSAHLTLFYSQPYNNLNPQIQANFNQNIFSVTRQVHFSTTDTALSIDLVIFINGLPIITIELKNPWTNQTVYDAKKQYCQRDYQQPLLNFGRCLVHFAVDTDEAWMTTRLNGKSTYFLPFNKGNNNGKGNPINPHGHKTSYLWEDILSRSSLANILEHFVLLEGKSKDALKDKTLIFPRYHQRDVVNKILLDAQNNGTGKTYLIQHSAGSGKSNSITWLAFQLIQLYPLIFSQVNNFSTNQSNNQSSQPDSTTNQDNNQSSTAGNFNNQDDNQSTANNSTNSDKNYTSPHQQILSDEPLFNSVIIVTDRTNLDRQLRDNIKDFSEVKNIIAHANRSEDLKNALETGKKIIITTIQKFRFIVEGIEGLNHKRFAVIIDEAHSSQSGTSADTLNMTINKTDDNEDDNPTDNQDQILEVMKNRKLSKNASYFAFTATPKNSTLEKFGIKQNDGSFLPFHLYSMKQAIEEGFILDVLANYTTYKSYYEIQKSIGDNPEFDTSKAQKKIKAFVEGHRKTIATKAEIMVNHYLENVVKPKKMKGEARGMVVTKNITTAITYYQEIQRLLKENNADFQAIIAFSGKKKVNGIEHTEESLNGFPSKDIEAKLRTDDYRLLVVANKFLTGFDEPLLHTMYIDKKLTGVLAVQALSRLNRCNNKMGKNDTFILDFVNSTTEIKQAFDPFYTATSLTEATDINVLHDLKESLDGLGVYEMYEVNEFNQLFFKGVEAEQLSPIIDTASQRFNIDLQLGDEDKIDFKIKAKQFVKVYAQLACLIPFNNLDWEKLHWFLKFLIPKLVVKNPQQDLQDELLNSIDLSTYGIERVSLNSQIILRDDTSELKPQNPNPRGYHGEEKEYNTLDEIISSFNQAYFGQWEATPEEQRIKLVNIAQNVARNPDYQTQVVNNPDAQNSRLAIAHLIKQAVNQERRKELSLYKNYSQDPDFQKAFENSIMRILEATLTDSNMNLDNMKFGS; this is encoded by the coding sequence ATGGTAAGCAAAACCAATGAAAAAGCCCTCGAAGACTTAATACAAGAGTGCCTTATCAATAAACAAAGCTATCACCTCGGAGAAAATAAAGACTTTAACCCCCAAATTGCCATTGACACCGCCAAATTATGGCAATTCCTAGAAACCACCCAACCAGAAGAATTAGACAAGCTCAAATATAACCCCGACTGGCAGAAACTAATATTAGATAGGATAGATCGGAAAATTAAGCAAAATAGCCTTCTACCTCTACTTAAGAAAGGTTTAGACATCGACTCAGCGCACCTTACCCTATTTTATAGCCAACCTTACAACAACCTGAACCCCCAAATCCAAGCCAACTTTAACCAAAATATCTTTTCCGTCACTCGTCAAGTTCACTTTTCCACCACCGATACCGCCCTATCCATCGACTTAGTAATATTTATCAACGGCTTACCCATTATCACCATTGAACTAAAAAACCCATGGACAAATCAAACCGTTTACGATGCTAAAAAACAATACTGCCAAAGAGATTACCAACAACCATTATTAAACTTCGGACGCTGTTTAGTACACTTTGCCGTTGACACCGATGAAGCGTGGATGACAACCCGACTCAATGGCAAAAGCACCTATTTTCTACCCTTCAATAAAGGAAACAACAACGGTAAAGGCAACCCCATCAACCCCCATGGGCATAAAACTAGCTACCTCTGGGAAGATATTTTAAGCCGAAGTAGTTTAGCCAATATCCTTGAACATTTTGTTTTATTAGAAGGTAAATCCAAAGATGCCCTTAAAGATAAAACCCTTATCTTCCCCCGTTACCACCAACGAGACGTAGTTAATAAAATCCTTCTTGATGCCCAAAACAATGGCACAGGCAAAACCTATCTAATTCAACATTCCGCAGGTTCAGGAAAATCCAACTCCATCACATGGTTAGCCTTCCAACTAATTCAACTTTATCCCCTAATCTTCTCTCAGGTTAATAACTTTTCAACTAACCAAAGTAATAACCAATCATCACAACCAGACTCCACAACCAACCAAGATAATAATCAATCATCAACAGCTGGTAATTTTAACAACCAAGACGATAACCAATCAACAGCCAATAACTCCACTAACTCAGATAAAAACTATACCTCACCACATCAACAAATTCTATCAGATGAACCCCTATTTAACTCAGTCATCATAGTAACCGATAGAACTAATTTAGATAGACAACTACGGGATAACATCAAAGACTTTTCCGAAGTTAAAAACATTATCGCCCATGCCAATCGCTCCGAAGATCTTAAAAATGCCCTTGAAACAGGCAAAAAAATCATCATCACCACCATCCAAAAATTTAGATTTATCGTAGAAGGCATTGAAGGATTAAACCATAAACGCTTCGCCGTCATCATTGATGAAGCCCACTCCAGCCAGAGTGGTACTTCTGCGGATACCCTGAACATGACAATCAATAAGACTGATGATAATGAAGATGATAACCCCACCGATAATCAAGATCAAATCTTGGAGGTGATGAAAAACCGTAAGTTAAGTAAAAATGCCTCTTACTTTGCCTTCACCGCCACCCCCAAAAATAGCACCCTAGAAAAGTTTGGTATCAAACAAAATGATGGTAGCTTTCTCCCCTTTCACCTCTATTCTATGAAACAAGCCATCGAAGAAGGATTTATCCTCGATGTGTTGGCAAACTATACCACCTATAAAAGTTACTATGAGATTCAAAAATCCATCGGTGATAACCCTGAATTTGACACCAGTAAAGCCCAGAAAAAGATAAAAGCCTTTGTGGAAGGGCATCGCAAAACCATTGCCACCAAAGCCGAAATCATGGTTAATCACTACCTTGAAAACGTAGTTAAACCCAAGAAGATGAAGGGAGAAGCCAGAGGCATGGTAGTAACCAAGAATATTACCACCGCCATTACCTATTACCAAGAAATACAAAGGCTACTCAAGGAGAATAACGCCGATTTTCAAGCTATTATCGCCTTCTCGGGCAAAAAGAAAGTAAATGGTATTGAACACACGGAGGAGAGCTTAAATGGCTTCCCTAGTAAGGATATAGAAGCCAAATTACGCACCGATGATTACCGCTTGTTGGTGGTAGCTAATAAGTTTTTAACGGGCTTTGATGAACCTTTGTTACACACCATGTACATTGATAAAAAATTAACGGGAGTGTTGGCAGTACAAGCCCTATCCCGTTTAAATCGTTGTAATAATAAGATGGGTAAAAATGATACTTTTATCCTTGATTTTGTCAATAGCACCACGGAGATAAAACAAGCCTTTGACCCCTTTTATACTGCCACTAGCCTAACCGAAGCTACTGATATAAATGTACTCCATGATTTAAAGGAAAGTTTGGATGGGCTAGGAGTATATGAAATGTATGAGGTAAATGAATTTAATCAGCTATTTTTTAAGGGAGTAGAAGCGGAACAACTTAGCCCCATTATTGATACCGCCTCCCAAAGATTTAATATTGATTTACAGCTAGGTGATGAGGATAAAATTGACTTTAAAATTAAGGCGAAACAGTTTGTGAAGGTATATGCCCAATTGGCTTGTTTAATTCCTTTTAATAATTTGGATTGGGAGAAGTTACATTGGTTTTTAAAGTTTCTCATTCCTAAGTTGGTGGTTAAAAATCCTCAACAGGATTTACAAGATGAGTTACTTAATAGTATTGATTTGAGTACCTATGGCATTGAAAGAGTTAGTCTTAACAGCCAGATTATTCTTAGAGATGACACCAGCGAGTTAAAACCCCAAAACCCTAACCCAAGGGGATACCACGGGGAGGAAAAGGAGTATAACACCCTTGATGAGATTATCAGTAGTTTTAACCAAGCCTATTTTGGACAATGGGAAGCTACTCCCGAAGAGCAAAGGATTAAGTTAGTTAATATCGCTCAAAATGTGGCTCGTAATCCCGATTATCAAACTCAAGTGGTTAATAACCCAGATGCTCAAAATAGTCGCTTGGCGATCGCTCATCTAATCAAACAAGCCGTAAACCAAGAAAGACGGAAAGAGTTAAGTTTGTATAAAAATTACTCCCAAGATCCTGATTTTCAAAAAGCCTTTGAGAATAGTATCATGCGCATCCTAGAAGCTACTTTGACCGATTCTAATATGAACCTTGATAATATGAAGTTTGGCTCTTAA
- a CDS encoding toxin-antitoxin system YdcD family antidote component codes for MTVRKMSVSISEDLVVFIYSYKNSRRCKSSSQVVEEALRLLLEKDLESAYREADKEIDSDWDILAGDGLGDETW; via the coding sequence ATGACAGTAAGAAAAATGTCCGTGTCCATTTCTGAGGATTTGGTAGTATTCATCTACAGTTATAAAAACAGCAGGAGGTGTAAGTCTTCTTCACAAGTAGTTGAAGAGGCTTTAAGATTACTGCTTGAAAAAGACTTGGAAAGTGCCTATAGGGAAGCTGACAAGGAAATTGATTCTGATTGGGATATATTAGCAGGAGACGGTTTAGGTGATGAAACGTGGTGA
- a CDS encoding toxin-antitoxin system HicB family antidote, which translates to MLILYQKKEMQQQKTLLNQLIKDLGTLEDEEIKAILN; encoded by the coding sequence TTGTTAATTCTTTATCAGAAAAAGGAAATGCAACAACAAAAAACTCTGCTAAATCAATTAATAAAGGATTTAGGCACTCTTGAAGATGAAGAAATTAAAGCTATTTTAAATTAA
- a CDS encoding hypothetical protein (FIG00873739): MAIFSENDVNPNTLKDLIETVFRDGDEIYLAPGEYKGPYIIDKEITIRGLGENTEFFAENEPVFTILAKNVRLENLVINRTVGGETGAVAIQAEQNIKPVLKDVKLNGKAENVKWENARWNIPSQFDFGEMQSNWQISKSFSLEVAEPCQITCKVSWLQIKPSHVSPGPQEIKIEVNTENTIPGTVLSTPIELRSDNEKREIFLIVKISHSPVDNLIITDKRIETHLPLNRIESQDWGYKLKGKAIDQLISIIEGRDTLSLDLDFQERRNQAENILFETFAQQYSLFYIRRLKSGQNQGEEIWDLTLATDRTDIELPIFFREHNQTLGIRAVVFKDNNNFLEILSFILLPKYRGQLDGFATPFCLRFLSTYRHRIGIPQSAVTKIQSIPIIEEKLPTDTQINTWKKYLELEENIAQNGQFCIRYINHNYGQATRNITFHVDINDATIDSSRKTYLEEEELWIRIKNARNQRIAIIEDISSQNNNTIEVGVLENFNHKDKNIKIKLENEFSEKLSEGYYQLPKVGFLYFEAVGDIVQIQRKQRALEQLQRGNCQNPFLSDFLFDASQAREPEAIIELSQEELLLKNSNPAQKKAVEIALATPDLALIQGPPGTGKTTVIAEICYQVARRGGKTLISSQANLAVDNALSRLKHNPIIRAVRKGNPHSVGVEGQPFLEDKVINRWLENTANDCEKNLKQKQLNISIFRELLNSSERFTNYRKLENNFSSEQKQLFSDKQKYDKYQSNLLQEHEKLKQLINHLQSLEQKISNLLTEQNNIDWQEQDTINLLIDIEEYLDRKEIAQLQVHISRAIDLLEEMKIFHFPVNSLLITAGYLKQNLPNYFSNMVNIFTKMKVIIDNCLVEVENAKNVDYFELYNLIKTHLENRQAVEQFNLIAPVELLNVAPTIEKILWHNILKESEVQTKKVLPHYINWDRTQTLNNEIQKNLILSEKNITPIDNKIFNLIHQEVLPSLEQQIILDKLDPLALLEHFEQLSKNSYKNIKDKLNLFKKIQEIVKAVCVKFNLSNPSQRSISIATLKIIQQKLDSLVEELRPQEIKKSGEMIKNEATKTSISTANKWLKRLTQEIDFWLLKLAISSSKNNSNFLQNIQLLFQEVNQSYQIPETLKSIARDYQINPIKTINNAQKVLEEFRYWGDRTAKLKELISLVHPIYILENAHAQIKQELHQHQIKENNILQQKSIIKANINNIEIQLKEQQETLANERNWWLQTWEAIPERLKSEIPQAQLFGTSFLQEIQIQFVSWRKELIREQDYLNRYENLVQDWINKLRQPTEQDRRELQQIYLDNANVVGITCVQAAKSSFSKEFQYFDVVIIDEVSKCTPPELLIPALKARKLILVGDHRQLPPMLDNATLEEIAEQLGSTKEEINFLEESLFKLQFEQASSNIKNMLKTQYRMHPQIMGAINQFYDGKLDCGIFNPDLEKAHNLSGDIIKDQNHIIWVQTPQFSEFFEEKMGNSFINKKEVKVIQKICEMLETSWVEMFSLKKLKKEVGIITFYGSQLKLIDNEIDPRQYPSLEIRTGTVDRFQGMEKEIIIVSLVRNNNKNNIGFAKKPERINVAFSRSQQLLIIVGCYSLFTQQRGKVGQIYSNISEVIRLHGGLINVFDILR; the protein is encoded by the coding sequence ATGGCTATCTTTTCAGAAAATGATGTTAACCCCAATACTTTAAAAGACTTAATTGAGACAGTTTTTCGAGATGGAGACGAAATTTATTTAGCACCTGGTGAATACAAAGGACCATATATTATTGATAAAGAAATTACCATTCGAGGTTTAGGAGAAAATACAGAGTTTTTTGCAGAAAATGAACCAGTATTTACTATACTGGCCAAAAATGTAAGGCTTGAAAATTTGGTTATTAATCGAACAGTAGGAGGAGAAACAGGGGCAGTTGCTATTCAAGCAGAACAAAATATTAAACCAGTTCTTAAAGACGTAAAACTAAATGGAAAAGCTGAAAACGTCAAGTGGGAAAATGCTCGTTGGAATATACCATCTCAATTTGATTTTGGGGAAATGCAAAGTAACTGGCAAATTTCCAAATCTTTTTCTTTAGAGGTGGCAGAACCTTGTCAAATAACTTGTAAAGTAAGTTGGCTTCAGATTAAGCCTTCTCATGTCTCACCTGGTCCACAAGAAATAAAAATTGAAGTTAATACAGAAAACACTATACCAGGCACAGTTCTTTCAACACCTATAGAATTAAGATCTGATAACGAAAAACGAGAAATTTTTTTAATTGTAAAAATAAGTCATTCACCAGTAGATAATTTAATTATTACTGATAAAAGAATTGAAACTCATCTTCCTTTAAATAGAATTGAAAGTCAAGATTGGGGATATAAACTAAAGGGAAAAGCAATTGACCAGTTAATATCAATAATAGAAGGAAGGGATACTTTAAGCTTAGACCTAGATTTTCAAGAACGTCGTAATCAAGCAGAAAATATACTATTTGAAACATTTGCTCAACAATATTCCCTATTTTATATTCGTCGTTTAAAATCTGGACAAAATCAAGGAGAAGAAATATGGGACTTAACATTAGCAACAGATAGAACTGATATAGAATTACCCATTTTTTTTCGAGAGCACAATCAAACTTTAGGTATTAGGGCTGTTGTTTTTAAAGATAATAATAACTTTTTAGAAATACTATCGTTTATTTTATTGCCTAAATATCGTGGTCAGTTGGATGGTTTTGCCACTCCTTTTTGTTTAAGATTTTTATCTACTTATCGTCACCGCATAGGAATTCCTCAATCAGCTGTAACTAAAATACAAAGTATTCCAATTATTGAAGAAAAACTTCCTACAGATACCCAGATCAATACTTGGAAAAAATATCTTGAATTAGAAGAAAATATTGCTCAAAATGGTCAATTTTGTATTCGATATATAAATCATAATTATGGTCAAGCGACTAGAAATATTACCTTTCATGTTGATATTAATGATGCAACTATAGATAGTTCTCGTAAAACTTATTTAGAAGAAGAAGAGCTTTGGATACGTATTAAAAATGCACGAAATCAAAGAATTGCAATTATTGAAGATATATCATCTCAAAATAACAATACAATAGAAGTTGGTGTACTTGAGAACTTTAATCATAAAGATAAAAACATTAAAATTAAGCTTGAGAATGAATTTAGTGAAAAACTATCAGAAGGATATTATCAGTTACCAAAAGTCGGTTTTCTATATTTTGAAGCAGTAGGTGATATTGTTCAAATTCAACGAAAACAGAGAGCTTTAGAACAATTACAAAGGGGCAATTGTCAAAATCCTTTTTTAAGTGATTTTCTTTTTGATGCTTCTCAAGCAAGAGAACCAGAAGCAATTATTGAATTATCTCAAGAAGAACTATTATTAAAGAACTCTAACCCAGCTCAAAAAAAAGCTGTAGAAATAGCTTTAGCAACACCAGATTTAGCCTTAATTCAGGGTCCGCCAGGAACTGGTAAAACTACTGTTATAGCTGAAATTTGCTATCAGGTTGCACGGCGAGGTGGAAAGACATTAATTTCATCTCAAGCAAATTTAGCCGTAGATAACGCTTTAAGTCGTTTAAAACATAATCCAATTATTAGAGCTGTACGAAAAGGTAATCCTCACTCAGTAGGTGTTGAAGGACAACCTTTTTTGGAAGATAAAGTGATTAATAGATGGTTGGAGAATACTGCTAATGACTGTGAAAAAAATCTTAAACAAAAACAGCTTAATATTAGTATTTTTAGGGAATTGTTGAATTCTTCAGAACGATTCACTAATTACCGAAAATTGGAGAACAATTTTAGTTCTGAGCAGAAACAATTATTTTCAGATAAACAAAAATATGACAAATATCAAAGTAATTTGTTGCAAGAACATGAAAAATTAAAACAATTAATTAATCATTTACAAAGTTTAGAGCAAAAAATAAGTAATCTGTTAACTGAACAAAATAACATTGATTGGCAAGAGCAAGATACCATCAACTTATTGATAGATATAGAAGAATATTTAGATAGAAAAGAAATAGCTCAACTACAAGTACATATATCCAGAGCTATTGATTTACTAGAAGAAATGAAAATTTTTCATTTTCCAGTAAATTCTTTATTAATAACGGCTGGATATTTAAAACAAAATTTACCTAATTATTTCAGTAATATGGTCAATATTTTCACTAAAATGAAGGTAATAATTGATAACTGTTTAGTGGAAGTAGAAAATGCTAAAAATGTAGATTATTTTGAATTATACAATTTGATAAAAACACATCTAGAAAACAGACAAGCTGTCGAGCAATTCAATTTAATTGCTCCAGTAGAACTATTAAATGTTGCTCCGACGATCGAAAAAATATTATGGCATAATATTTTAAAAGAATCAGAAGTACAAACTAAGAAAGTATTGCCCCATTATATTAATTGGGACAGAACACAGACTTTGAATAATGAAATACAAAAAAACTTAATATTATCAGAAAAAAATATTACTCCAATTGATAATAAAATTTTTAATTTAATTCATCAAGAAGTTTTACCTTCTCTTGAACAACAAATTATCTTAGATAAATTAGATCCTTTGGCTCTGCTGGAACATTTTGAGCAATTAAGTAAAAATAGTTATAAAAACATCAAAGACAAACTTAATCTTTTTAAGAAGATCCAAGAAATAGTTAAAGCCGTTTGTGTTAAATTTAACTTATCTAATCCAAGTCAACGTTCTATTTCAATAGCGACACTTAAGATAATTCAACAAAAATTAGATAGTTTAGTCGAAGAATTGCGTCCTCAAGAAATTAAAAAAAGTGGTGAGATGATTAAAAATGAAGCTACTAAAACCTCCATTAGCACAGCGAATAAATGGCTAAAGAGACTTACACAGGAAATTGATTTTTGGCTCTTAAAATTAGCAATATCTTCAAGTAAAAATAATAGTAATTTTCTTCAAAACATACAATTACTCTTCCAAGAAGTGAACCAATCTTATCAAATACCTGAAACATTAAAATCTATAGCAAGGGACTATCAAATTAATCCTATAAAAACTATAAATAATGCTCAAAAAGTACTCGAGGAATTTAGGTATTGGGGAGATCGCACTGCTAAGCTAAAAGAATTAATTTCCCTTGTTCACCCTATATATATTTTAGAAAATGCTCATGCACAAATTAAACAAGAATTACATCAGCATCAAATAAAAGAAAATAATATACTACAACAAAAATCTATCATTAAAGCAAATATCAATAATATTGAGATACAGTTAAAGGAACAACAAGAAACTCTGGCTAATGAAAGAAATTGGTGGTTACAAACATGGGAAGCTATTCCAGAGCGTTTAAAATCAGAAATTCCACAAGCCCAATTATTTGGTACTTCTTTTTTACAAGAAATACAAATTCAATTTGTTAGTTGGAGAAAAGAATTGATAAGAGAGCAAGACTATCTTAATCGTTATGAGAATCTGGTTCAAGATTGGATTAATAAATTAAGACAACCAACAGAACAAGACCGCCGTGAGCTACAACAAATATATTTAGATAATGCAAATGTTGTAGGCATTACTTGTGTTCAAGCAGCAAAAAGCAGTTTTTCTAAAGAATTTCAATATTTTGACGTAGTTATCATTGATGAAGTCAGTAAATGTACCCCTCCTGAATTATTGATACCCGCATTAAAAGCTAGAAAATTGATTTTAGTTGGAGATCATCGCCAGTTACCTCCAATGTTAGATAACGCGACTTTAGAAGAAATAGCTGAACAACTAGGAAGTACAAAAGAGGAGATTAATTTTTTAGAAGAGTCTTTGTTTAAATTACAGTTTGAACAAGCTTCTTCTAATATTAAGAATATGTTAAAAACACAATACCGAATGCATCCTCAAATTATGGGAGCAATCAATCAATTTTATGATGGTAAACTAGATTGTGGAATTTTTAATCCTGACTTAGAAAAAGCACATAATCTCAGTGGAGATATAATTAAAGACCAAAATCATATTATTTGGGTTCAAACACCACAGTTTTCTGAGTTTTTTGAAGAAAAAATGGGAAATTCTTTTATTAATAAAAAAGAAGTAAAAGTTATTCAGAAAATATGTGAAATGCTTGAGACAAGTTGGGTAGAAATGTTCAGTTTAAAAAAACTTAAAAAAGAAGTTGGGATAATTACTTTTTATGGTTCACAATTAAAATTAATAGATAATGAAATAGATCCTCGACAATATCCTTCTTTAGAAATTAGAACTGGTACAGTTGACCGTTTTCAAGGAATGGAAAAAGAAATTATAATTGTTAGTCTTGTGAGAAATAATAACAAAAATAACATTGGTTTTGCGAAAAAGCCAGAGCGTATTAATGTTGCTTTCTCTCGCTCTCAGCAATTATTAATTATTGTGGGCTGTTATTCTCTATTTACTCAACAAAGAGGTAAGGTTGGTCAAATTTATTCCAATATTTCTGAAGTTATTCGCTTACATGGAGGATTAATAAATGTTTTTGACATCCTTAGATAA
- a CDS encoding toxin-antitoxin system YdcE family toxin component, which yields MKRGDIFYANLSPTMGSEVAKTRPVLIVSNDINNRVASTITVLPITSKVSKVYPFEVFISKADSGLPQDSKIQAQQIRTISKERLRGDVVGSLSDSVMTLVNLAINLHLGLA from the coding sequence ATGAAACGTGGTGATATATTTTATGCTAATCTTAGTCCCACTATGGGTTCAGAAGTGGCTAAAACTCGCCCAGTGTTGATAGTCAGCAATGATATTAATAATCGGGTGGCTTCTACCATAACGGTGTTACCCATAACTTCTAAGGTGAGTAAGGTTTATCCTTTTGAGGTGTTTATTAGTAAGGCGGATTCTGGTTTACCTCAAGACTCAAAGATTCAAGCACAGCAAATCAGGACTATTTCTAAGGAAAGGTTACGGGGTGATGTGGTAGGTAGTCTCTCTGATTCCGTGATGACATTGGTTAATCTGGCTATTAATTTACATCTGGGATTAGCTTGA